From the Gordonia bronchialis DSM 43247 genome, one window contains:
- a CDS encoding FMN reductase: protein MTTRAPRVVAVNGGLGDPSSTRLLVDRIAEAVARRLGSAAEVEVIDLRDLAVDIGASMTTGFAAGAARDAVTAVESADALIVASPVFNASYSGLFKSFFDLVDVDAMAGKPVLIGATGGSPRHSMVLDHAMRPLFSYLRTVVIPTGVYAAAEDWAGTSGDTATLSGRIDRAAEELVALLSPRAVAVADDATESGGNTAPTDRRQVAVEAAGIANFARLLGNSAT, encoded by the coding sequence ATGACCACCCGTGCCCCGCGGGTCGTCGCCGTCAACGGTGGTCTCGGCGATCCGTCGTCGACCAGATTGCTGGTCGACCGGATCGCCGAGGCGGTGGCGCGCCGCCTGGGATCGGCGGCGGAGGTCGAGGTCATCGACCTGCGCGACCTCGCCGTCGACATCGGCGCGTCGATGACGACGGGTTTCGCCGCCGGTGCGGCGCGCGACGCCGTGACCGCCGTCGAATCCGCCGACGCCCTGATCGTGGCGTCGCCGGTGTTCAACGCCTCCTACAGTGGCCTGTTCAAGTCGTTCTTCGACCTCGTCGACGTCGACGCGATGGCCGGTAAGCCGGTCCTGATCGGTGCCACCGGCGGCAGCCCGCGGCACTCGATGGTCCTCGATCACGCGATGCGACCGCTGTTCTCCTACCTGCGCACCGTGGTGATACCGACCGGTGTCTACGCGGCTGCCGAGGACTGGGCCGGAACGTCGGGGGATACCGCAACCCTGTCCGGCCGGATCGACCGGGCCGCAGAAGAATTGGTGGCCCTGCTGAGCCCGCGGGCGGTCGCCGTCGCCGACGACGCCACCGAGTCCGGCGGGAACACGGCTCCGACCGACCGCAGGCAGGTCGCCGTCGAGGCCGCAGGTATCGCGAACTTCGCCCGGTTGCTGGGCAATTCGGCAACCTGA
- a CDS encoding pirin family protein, whose translation MSNLEIRPSEVDCRPGAAASDDGLLVEVLTARDVPLGGPRAMTVHRTLPQRRRSLIGAWCFADHYGPDDVSVTGGMDVPPHPHTGLQTVSWLFTGEIEHRDTMGNHAMVRPGELNLMTAGHGIAHTEVSTADTTVLHGVQLWVALPGESVDTARDFAHYVPDPVSQDGASVRVFLGELLGSSSPVHTFTPLLGAELICEPGARVDLPVRSDFEHGILVDAGRFAIGDETDVVVEPTDMGYVAPGVSTLPLTNTSDSPGRVILLGGEPFGEEIIMWWNFLGRTHDDIVRYRDEWMTSGPGFERFGQVQGYSGDIQHLPAPELPNTRLKPRHNPPATR comes from the coding sequence ATGAGCAACCTCGAGATCAGGCCGTCCGAAGTCGATTGCCGTCCCGGCGCCGCCGCGTCCGACGACGGTCTGCTCGTCGAGGTTCTCACCGCCCGCGACGTCCCGCTGGGCGGGCCGCGCGCGATGACGGTGCACCGCACGTTGCCGCAGCGTCGGCGATCCCTCATCGGCGCCTGGTGTTTTGCCGACCACTACGGGCCCGACGACGTGTCGGTGACCGGCGGGATGGATGTGCCCCCTCATCCGCACACCGGATTACAAACGGTCAGTTGGCTTTTCACCGGTGAGATCGAGCACCGCGACACCATGGGCAATCATGCGATGGTCCGTCCCGGCGAACTCAACTTGATGACGGCGGGCCATGGGATCGCGCACACCGAGGTCTCCACCGCCGACACCACCGTCCTGCACGGCGTCCAGCTGTGGGTGGCCCTGCCCGGCGAAAGCGTGGACACGGCACGCGATTTCGCGCATTACGTACCGGATCCGGTGAGTCAGGACGGGGCGAGTGTCCGGGTATTCCTCGGCGAGCTGCTCGGGTCGTCGTCGCCGGTGCACACGTTCACCCCGTTGCTCGGCGCGGAGCTCATCTGCGAGCCGGGCGCCCGCGTCGACCTTCCGGTGCGATCTGACTTCGAACACGGAATCCTCGTCGACGCCGGGCGTTTCGCCATCGGTGACGAGACCGATGTGGTGGTCGAACCCACCGATATGGGCTATGTGGCGCCGGGAGTGTCGACGCTGCCGCTGACCAACACCTCCGATTCGCCGGGGCGGGTGATCCTCCTCGGCGGCGAACCGTTCGGCGAGGAGATCATCATGTGGTGGAACTTCCTCGGCCGCACCCACGACGACATCGTCCGCTACCGCGACGAGTGGATGACGAGCGGGCCGGGGTTCGAGCGCTTCGGTCAGGTGCAGGGGTATTCCGGTGACATCCAACATCTTCCGGCACCCGAGCTACCGAACACCCGGCTCAAGCCGCGGCACAATCCCCCGGCCACGCGGTAA
- a CDS encoding acetoacetate decarboxylase family protein — protein sequence MTAPSTHDVLGTTVTMPVEIRDARCFVAGFSADAAAVQRAIDSAAPRVGTLRPLRIRPGRAMCMIVFIDYVDGDLGPYNEFGVCFLVEDPQAPPTSPVAAMRKLIRGDARALIHRLPVDGEFTLAAGRGIWGFPKTLAEFDVDHDSATKHGKVRVDGRTAVGLRVRPGIPVPGSAADTVLNAYSQLDGVLRLTPWRLTSTQDTRTRVGGARLTLGQGPIADELRSLRLSRHALMSSSVGRLTMTFENPTVVQRR from the coding sequence GTGACCGCTCCGTCGACCCATGACGTCCTGGGCACAACCGTGACCATGCCCGTCGAGATCCGCGATGCCCGCTGCTTCGTCGCCGGCTTCAGCGCCGACGCGGCGGCCGTGCAGCGAGCCATCGACTCGGCCGCCCCGCGCGTGGGCACGCTGCGCCCGCTGCGTATCCGGCCGGGCCGCGCGATGTGCATGATCGTGTTCATCGACTACGTCGACGGCGATCTCGGCCCCTACAACGAATTCGGCGTGTGCTTCCTCGTCGAAGACCCCCAGGCTCCCCCGACGTCGCCGGTGGCGGCGATGCGCAAACTGATCCGCGGCGATGCCCGCGCCCTGATCCACCGGTTGCCCGTCGACGGCGAGTTCACCCTCGCCGCCGGCCGCGGCATCTGGGGTTTCCCCAAGACCCTCGCCGAGTTCGACGTGGATCACGATTCCGCGACCAAACACGGCAAGGTCCGCGTGGACGGGCGGACCGCCGTCGGCCTGCGCGTCCGGCCGGGAATCCCGGTTCCGGGATCGGCCGCCGACACCGTCCTCAACGCCTATTCGCAGCTCGACGGCGTCCTGCGGTTGACACCCTGGCGACTCACCTCCACCCAGGACACCCGCACCCGGGTCGGCGGCGCGCGATTGACCCTGGGGCAGGGACCCATCGCCGACGAACTGCGCTCACTGCGCCTGAGTCGGCACGCGCTGATGAGTTCGTCGGTCGGCCGGCTCACCATGACGTTCGAGAACCCGACCGTCGTCCAGCGCCGCTGA
- a CDS encoding Nif11-like leader peptide family natural product precursor has translation MKLRKSIGAAALAAAALFVVAGCSEESTENAKNAASSAVENAGSKVTSAAQSISSKVAQEVAGLSKSDAQGILDKATNPDTSDADLEKVVDTSNPATKTTLKAFATAAKGAGYTFTVNEVSADGTDKANVKIAVKSPHIPMPDGAPMTLGYVKVGGDWKLSAAAVDALAAQGSQHGGH, from the coding sequence ATGAAGCTTCGCAAATCCATCGGCGCCGCAGCACTCGCTGCAGCAGCCCTGTTCGTCGTCGCCGGTTGCTCGGAAGAGAGCACCGAGAACGCCAAGAACGCCGCCAGCAGTGCGGTCGAGAACGCGGGCAGCAAGGTCACCAGCGCTGCGCAGTCGATCAGCAGCAAGGTCGCCCAGGAGGTGGCCGGCCTCAGCAAGTCCGACGCCCAGGGCATCCTGGACAAGGCGACCAACCCCGACACCTCCGACGCCGACCTCGAGAAGGTCGTCGACACCAGCAATCCTGCCACCAAGACCACACTGAAGGCCTTCGCGACCGCCGCCAAGGGCGCCGGATACACCTTCACCGTCAACGAGGTGTCCGCGGACGGCACCGACAAGGCGAACGTGAAGATCGCCGTGAAGAGCCCGCACATCCCCATGCCCGACGGCGCGCCGATGACCCTCGGCTACGTCAAGGTCGGCGGCGACTGGAAACTCAGCGCCGCAGCGGTGGATGCACTCGCTGCCCAGGGCAGCCAGCACGGCGGTCACTGA
- a CDS encoding MbtH family protein: MTNPFDDENGRFYVLVNDENQHSLWPTFADIPAGWTKVFGEDSRAACLEYVEQNWTDLRPKSLIEAMEADKAGGNPDQG, from the coding sequence ATGACCAACCCCTTCGACGACGAAAACGGTCGCTTCTACGTCCTCGTCAACGACGAGAATCAGCATTCCCTCTGGCCGACCTTCGCCGATATCCCGGCCGGCTGGACCAAGGTGTTCGGCGAGGACTCGCGGGCGGCCTGCCTGGAGTACGTCGAGCAGAACTGGACGGATCTTCGGCCCAAGAGTCTCATCGAGGCGATGGAGGCGGATAAGGCCGGCGGGAACCCAGATCAGGGGTGA
- a CDS encoding LLM class flavin-dependent oxidoreductase, with protein sequence MQFGLFSVSDITIDPTTGIEPTEYERIKAIVAIAKKAEDIGLDVFAIGEHHNRPFFSSSPTTTLGYIAAQTSTLQLSTATTLITTNDPVKIAEDFAMLQHLADGRVDLMLGRGNTGPVYPWFGQDIRQGIPLAIENYHLLHRLWTEDVVDWKGQFRTPLTSFTSTPRPLDGVAPFVWHGSIRSPEIAEQAAYYGDGFFANNIFWPKEHFQRLIGFYRERYEHYGHGQADQAIVGLGGQFFMRRNSQDAINEFRPYFDNAPVYGHGPSLEDFTDQTPLTVGSPQEFLDKTLTFRESFGDYQRQLFLVDHAGLPLKIVLEQLDLLGEVLPDLRAGFDEGRPAHVPDAPTHASLVAARDAAVTGGAQAGTEAVTEEVDA encoded by the coding sequence ATGCAGTTCGGACTGTTCAGTGTCAGTGACATCACCATCGACCCGACGACCGGCATCGAGCCGACCGAGTACGAGCGGATCAAGGCCATCGTCGCGATCGCCAAGAAGGCAGAGGACATCGGACTCGACGTCTTCGCCATCGGCGAGCACCACAACCGACCGTTCTTCTCGTCGTCGCCGACGACGACGCTGGGCTACATCGCTGCACAGACCTCGACATTGCAGTTGAGCACCGCGACCACGCTGATCACCACCAACGACCCGGTGAAGATCGCCGAGGACTTCGCGATGCTGCAGCACCTCGCCGACGGCCGCGTCGACCTGATGCTCGGACGCGGCAACACCGGCCCGGTGTACCCGTGGTTCGGTCAGGACATCCGGCAGGGCATCCCGCTGGCCATCGAGAACTATCATCTGCTGCACCGGCTCTGGACCGAGGACGTGGTGGACTGGAAGGGGCAGTTCCGTACGCCGCTGACCTCATTCACCTCGACGCCGCGGCCCCTCGACGGTGTCGCGCCGTTCGTCTGGCACGGTTCCATCCGCAGCCCCGAGATCGCTGAGCAGGCCGCCTACTACGGCGACGGCTTCTTTGCCAACAACATCTTCTGGCCCAAGGAGCATTTCCAGCGCCTCATCGGCTTCTACCGCGAGCGTTACGAGCACTACGGCCACGGTCAGGCGGATCAGGCGATCGTGGGGCTCGGCGGACAGTTCTTCATGCGCCGCAACTCGCAGGACGCGATCAACGAGTTCCGGCCCTACTTCGACAATGCGCCGGTCTACGGACACGGCCCGTCCCTCGAGGACTTCACGGACCAGACCCCGCTGACCGTCGGCAGCCCGCAGGAGTTCCTGGACAAGACGCTGACCTTCCGGGAGAGCTTCGGCGACTACCAACGCCAGCTATTCCTGGTCGATCACGCGGGGCTGCCGCTGAAGATCGTGCTCGAGCAGCTCGATCTGCTCGGTGAGGTCTTGCCGGACCTGCGGGCCGGCTTCGACGAGGGCCGCCCCGCCCACGTCCCCGATGCCCCGACGCATGCGTCGCTGGTGGCCGCTCGGGATGCTGCCGTCACCGGCGGCGCCCAGGCCGGCACCGAAGCCGTCACCGAGGAGGTGGACGCATGA